GTCATTATAGCTCAACTCATCAACTTGAAATGGCCAAGAGATCAGAAGCGGACATTCACCATCGATGACCTTGATGACGACGGCGATGATGGGAAACCCGAACCAGTAGATCTAGATAACTATGGATTTGAGCAGGACGAAGATGCAACGAGCTCAGTGAACGATTGGAATGCAGCTGCTACAGCGGCCGTCATTGAAAGCAAAGGTGGAAAGCCAAGAGGCGACATCAAGCAATGGGTAAAGCAAGCAGATGTCCATCACAAATCGATGAGATATGGTCAAGACCTTAGCCAGGATAAACACCAATCTATCGGCATTCAGCCAGGTATTCATCAACCTGTTGGAGATGATGTCAACGGGAACACGGTTGGGTCCGTCGAAGAGGGCGTCGCGGCTTCAGAACAGGACAACTACCATCTGCGTTACCAACAGGTCAGTGCGAATCAAGAAGTCATTCACTTGGCGTATGGAAATCCAGACCCTCACCAGCCATCAGCAGAAAGAATTCCATCAGATTTTGAGGAACCGTCATACCAGGATCAGGTGGCATACCAAATGCAGGACCCACCAATGCCAGCTCACCAGATCCAGGATCCAAGTCAGGTAACGCACCACCCTCAGGAACGGGACGCTTATGAGGAAATGTACCAGAATCACCAGATCCAGGATCCAAGTAAGGTAACGCACCGCCCACAGGATCGGGACGCTTATGAGGAAATGTACCAGAATCACCAGATACAGGATCCAAGTCAGGTAACGCGCCGCCATCATCAGGAACCGGAAGCTTATGAGGCAACGTACCAGAATCAAAGGTTTTCAAATGATTACGGAAACGTGATACATGACGACGGTACCAGCGATCAGGGTCATCGTAATTATGGTTATGACTATGATTCAGAATATGACGGTTACGAACAGACTATCAGACAGTATCCAAGGGAAAGCGTTATGGAAAGTCAGTATGATACAGCTTTGCCATCCTTCGATGATGATTATGCACGCTATTTTTAGCTTATactatatattcattttcaaagtcatatattaaaatgaatttgtttaccGATGATCAGCAGCCGATCGTAATTAAGGTATCCAAAACAGCTTTAATGTTGTCAGGGGCTGTTTTTTCTCCTCAAAATTTTTAGAGTCTGCTGATCGTACCTACCCTCATCCCTAACCCGGCCGCTTTCTTGTTctcactctttccctctcttttcgCTTTCTCTCGCTCTCTCCTCCCAATGTATTTCCTTAAGGCccggtcccactgcacttaaaGATGCAGAGAGGATGCAAAACGAAAATGAATCTTGCCATCTGTTGGAAAACGTTATTCCGTTGTGTATTCTTAATTTGCCTATACGTGTTAGATACGCCctatatccatcgagcatccgtccagtgtgatttcattgttcgcccattttgtccattctctggagcggatgaaaacggatggagccaccccgAAATTTTGCGTGTCGCTGTTTCTGTTATGAATATGTTTTGTGTCCGTCGGACAGTAGGACAAGTCCTTTACATAACGTTTTCAAACGGATGGCAATATTCTTTTCCGTTTTCCCTCCTCTCTGCATCCcaaagtgcagtgggaccaagaCTTAAATTCTGTCTCCCCTCGAGCAACGTGCAACTATTAAAATCAGACCAGCGGGTCGTCGTTTACGACTCCCAtctgaaaattgattttttttatagtatatTCCAATCCACTCTTAATACTCGGAGCTCCTCAGATGTTAACCAATTGTCTGTTGATCAATCTGTAATTCTGTTCCTTAAGTTTCTTGACTCTTTCAATACAATTTGGATTATCGTATCTTCCAAGGTAGTTCAGCAATGAATAATAATTCTGAGACCCATTCAAAGTATCTcagaaaatgccttttttcTCAGCTTCTAAATTGATCAATATCCTAACCGTAACAATCCGAAATATCCGTCAAcatttgcatatcacttttTAAAACAATGCCCATTCTCTGACCATTCCCCCAAAACGATTAATTAACATAcccttttttgttattttgaatctgtagattatttgtatattatttttcattccgttgcttttcatttctgtatacttcaattttgttgtttattaatttttgcattattttcaatttttcttgtattatgttttCGTTATCATTTTGTAATTTCATGTTTTAGCATTGTTCACGACCTTGCTGAAAAGTAGCTTTTAGGTGAAATCATGTTTCAACCGTGatacaagaaataacaaaattctaaaagaaaatacaaatatgcgTCTCTACATGGTATTCAAGATTAAaggtatataaaaatatacctCTGTATataagtgatattttttttgttttcatggttTCGGGGATGTTAGTCATTTTTACTCACTGGAActgaaaagaagtaaaaaaaaatatgcgttGGTCCCATACGTGCTGTACAAAAAAACCTATTAGATTGTCATCTGTTTGTCGGCTATTCTTTTTTCTTGTGTTAGAGAGTTGTTATTTGGGCTAATTTACGTTAAGGTTTTACCACTAGTGGAGTGGAGTGTAATAACTAAAATTGCGATTAAAGGTTACTGAATTCCTTCAATCTGCTTGGCTGATATAtctgttatagaaattgtgcatttgttaacAAGActgtctttatgaaacgggtcccagTGCTTAAATCTGTGTTGTGATTACACTGGAGGGCCTACTTGTGATTTTTTACGACTTTCTTGTATAAGGATCGCATctgtaataattaaaaaataccataacgattgtcataataatgaaaacgtgTTTTGGCATTATATCGTCTCAATATCACAAACATATTACGAAAAACATCAACGTGAATCAAATAGACATCCgaggcctgttgcataaaactgttgccattaaaatttttttttggcatatgaacaaaaactctggcaaacaaaattatgccattgaacatctctggtaaaaacaaaattgccAGAGCTTTTTTCATGCAACTGGCCCCtttatgatgtcataactttcctattttacattcgattttgatgaaatattcagtctTTTGCCtgttggattttttctctttttattcaaatcaactttttgttggggttggaCTGGTCCTTTAAAACCGATTTGACATGTTTCACGCTTTTTAATTTACTATATTTAATGACCTCTGTACGCCAGTTCCTCACCCTCCTCTTATTTCGTTGggcggggtgggggggggtactAGAACAGATTATAATATTTGTTCAACCTTTACTCCTGATGAGAGTCAAAGACAAACTTTGTGCTTCTAATGGGCATGTACTTTGATCATGGTCTCATGAGTATAAGCTTACCTTTACTTTTATGGGATAAGGGGCAAATGCCGCCccatgattttgaaaatagtataaaaaagtgaaaacttTACCAAATAAGGGTGAGGGAATATGGAAGGGCATCAAAAGAGATATCGGGATCGAGTAACTCTAGGTTGCCCCAGGATGGTGTAACCTCTAGTTCATCTTGATTAGCCCTCCCCCTATCAAAACACATAGGCACCGCCCTTGGTTACTCTCCCGATACTTATCTTCACAACACTGgcatacgggggggggggggctatggtGTACCCTTGACCCCCAAAGTTTTCAggatcaagaaaaaaagggaacaaCGGAAAAGGAAAGGTAACGGGGCGAAATATTATATAACCTTTCTGTATATTATGTCACAATCTATGACAAAATTATATTCTTGTATTGAAAAAggtcaattcatttattctccCTCACTTTGCTTCCTCACATACGTTTAGAAATATTGCCCCATATCATACGCTATGCCCCCCTCAAAACGTTTTGTTCATCACGCTACTGCTTGACACtgtaataacatgaataaagaGTCAGATAACTTCTTTGGCTATGATCAATACTTTAATGATATACCATATAACTCTCAtgtatatttacaataaaataaaatatggacCACTAACTGATAATATCAGTACATACACAGGCACATAAACTTTGGCATCAGAGCAAAAGTAATAGCTTTTAGTACACTCCAATGTTTACTTGAATGCTTTTCAATCTCCTTCCTTTAAAATAAACGTAGCACTTTCAGGAAGAGAATGTTATAACCTGAATGAAATTCACTACCGTCAACGTCAAacttacacagcataaaatgaatattttttgcagaattCACTGATATTAGGTAAATCACAACAGTCCGTGAAAGGATTACAGAAAAAATTCTCCAATTTCTAATGAGACAAATGTGGGATTGAAAAACACCTATCCattcattaaaatgaaataaacaaccTTCATATCAGCATCCCTTGTAGGAGTAGATTAATAGAGTATAAGTACACTCTGAAAAGAAAGTGCTAAATGAACACTATAGGAGTTAGTGTAATGACTACATTTTAAGTGCGGATTTGCAACACTAGAGGTGAGCACTACAAACAGCATGTGAAGTGTAGCATTGAGCACCCAAACTGCTAAAATTCAGCACCTAAAGTGAAATCACTAAACAAACTGTCATGTGCTGATTGAGCACTTTTTATAAGAGGTGTTAATGAGCCAATCGAAAAAGAGATGCTGTTACATGCTGTCAGAGGATGCAAAAGGACTGTAGAtcaataaaattatcattagttaaaggggaagttcaccctgacaaaaagtttatcgtaaaaatagcagaaaaactaataaaaaaatgattaaatagtTATCAGaattttttgatttgtgacgtcatatgaaAGCAGCACTAATACATagcaaatgtcattttctcagaaaattgaaaatcgttttcactgtaccttttgtatataaatagacaaatcatttcacacctgatgATGAAtaggaaacaaaattaagtcatcagtaaccatacaaaatttgaaattcatgcattttatattacataacacatggggcagctgctcgtttatgacgtcacaaatccaaaactttgaactctaataactttcttacttttcaacggattttcctcaaacctttaccaatattttttactattttttctgctatttttacgacagttttctttagggtgaacttcccctttaatcataAAATTTTATGTTACAAGCACAATTGATGAGTTTCTTTTAACTGAAAAAACCTTAATGTGTAGTCCCCACATGCTTTAATTTGTATTGGGTTCCAttgcatgaaatattttgataacttgCCATAGTCATTAATGCAGAAAGCTTAATTCAACATGGttttaaatatttataaactttGACCACTCTGTTATAAGATATATATCTGAACCAGATATATAAATCTCAGGCTGATATCTGTACTGAACACTGTGAAAATGCTGAAGAGGTATTGTTAACAAACATGTATATCACAACAAGCACATTTTACTTTCACTATATTTGTTCTATTATATTAACTTCTAAGTGATATGCTTTGgtatcacacaaaaaaatatttcagaaatcaATAGCATATTGCAGAGCCAAAGTGGAAGGATTATAAACCCATACATTTGATATATGCCACACTCACATGaatttttcaaacattaaaacttttacattttttcataaagactttggacacaGATTTAACATTGCTTGGTTGTGTGTACAATTAGTTAATGGATTTGATATGGAAGCAATCGGGTTGGCAGATTACACACACAAAAGGATTCAACTcccctctcaaaatattttggaaCTGGAAATTTGGCAGTGAAACTTGAGAACTGTGCTTTATAACATGCTCCTTAGGTTATTGATTTTATACAGCAGTCTCACAATGGATTAGAAATACATATATTAATCTATTAAGATAGCCCTAAACGATTTTATAAGATAGTAAAGCAttatagtagaccggccaaacctcaaaaagtgctctagataaggattcgacggcaaaatttgttaatgcttggcatcccagctaatagtcttgcaaaaatacacaggaatagcgtacggccggatgccaagcgtaattttgcgtgaaagtgtcatttttagcgtaaaatctgaaagactgtcgaaaatcacgcatttttatattttgatggattatcatcatatttttgattatctttgatatgaaattatttttattcagagtttcaaattataagtctactaaatatgcatttcaaatttgaatattacacacacacatatggcacagggaaacataaaaccgcgatttcctcgaaataaaagtttttgaaaactatcaatagtttgaagtttttttacgcaacataaattcttcgatttaaatgcgtttatccatcaaatgtatagtaaatgtcctagtgccacaaatattaaaagaattttcaagtaagatggtagatatctcattttatgttatccgaaaggagacaatgtgcattttaccaggtgcgcattttgaaaggaaaattgaaaataccgtacattatgtacataattacatataTAAGTATatactaaagcgagtttttatttacatgtataagtccataataaagcgagtttttaattggatagcacaatttgtcaattccttgcatccaagataaaagtcttgcggaaatactgaggaatagcgtacgggcggatgctaagtgcacttttgcgtgaaagtatcatttttcgcgtaaaatctgaaagactgtcgaaaatcacgcatttcaatattttgacggattatcatcatatttttgattatctttgatatggaattgtttttattcagagtttcaaattataagtctactaaatatgcatttcaatttggaatattacacacacatatatggcaatatgacacaaaaaaatcgtgatttactcgaaataaaagtttgtgaacacTATCAATAGCTCTTAGTTTTTTTACAACtcaaattcttcgatttaaattggTTAATCTATTGAATATCGATCGTTTCTAAtgtcacaaatatcaaaataattttcaagtaagGTGGAAGAGATATTTTCCGAAACGGGACATGCAAAATTTatccgggagggggggggacattttgaGTGTGAAATTGAAGATACTGtaaattataaacataattacatgaataagtactttaaaggacaagtccaccccaacaaaaactagatttgaataaaaagagaaaaattcaacaagcatgacactgaaaaattcatcaaaatcggatgtaaaataagaaatttatgacattttaaagtttcgcttcatttcacaaaacagttattatgcacatctcggtcattatgcaaataagggaactgatgacatcactcactgaatatttattttgttttaattatatgaaatatgaaatattttgatttctcgtcattgtcaagtgaaatgaagtttcattcctccctgaacctgtggaattccattatcttaacattttgtggttcaggcaaggaggtcctaatcgtcaaatttgtaaaaattgaaatattgtataattcaaacaatagaaaacaaaagaaatagtgagtgagtgacatcatcatctctctcatttggatataactggctcgttcatataactattttgttaaaaataagcgaaactttgaaatgtcataactttcttatttt
This window of the Lytechinus variegatus isolate NC3 chromosome 14, Lvar_3.0, whole genome shotgun sequence genome carries:
- the LOC121428071 gene encoding uncharacterized protein LOC121428071 isoform X1 — translated: MVSRRLSSFLCHLASILLSTSCVRGYDEIVNVTAIDVEKESFTLKWEWVVDDSDDFYPWGCQISVHLRENMEVVHEVEIEGMNTSYAVGENLTHWELYVSCITPILTNDTAIIDGDVSTCSDTIQTKYDPWTGRAQLAVIVTGGLIFMVIIAQLINLKWPRDQKRTFTIDDLDDDGDDGKPEPVDLDNYGFEQDEDATSSVNDWNAAATAAVIESKGGKPRGDIKQWVKQADVHHKSMRYGQDLSQDKHQSIGIQPGIHQPVGDDVNGNTVGSVEEGVAASEQDNYHLRYQQVSANQEVIHLAYGNPDPHQPSAERIPSDFEEPSYQDQVAYQMQDPPMPAHQIQDPSQVTHHPQERDAYEEMYQNHQIQDPSKVTHRPQDRDAYEEMYQNHQIQDPSQVTRRHHQEPEAYEATYQNQRFSNDYGNVIHDDGTSDQGHRNYGYDYDSEYDGYEQTIRQYPRESVMESQYDTALPSFDDDYARYF
- the LOC121428071 gene encoding uncharacterized protein LOC121428071 isoform X2 — encoded protein: MVSRRLSSFLCHLASILLSTSCVRGYDEIVNVTAIDVEKESFTLKWEWVVDDSDDFYPWGCQISVHLRENMEVVHEVEIEGMNTSYAVGENLTHWELYVSCITPILTNDTAIIDGDVSTCSDTIQTKYDPWTGRAQLAVIVTGGLIFMVIIAQLINLKWPRDQKRTFTIDDLDDDGDDGKPEPVDLDNYGFEQDEDATSSVNDWNAAATAAVIESKGGKPRGDIKQWVKQADVHHKSMRYGQDLSQDKHQSIGIQPGIHQPVGDDVNGNTVGSVEEGVAASEQDNYHLRYQQVSANQEVIHLAYGNPDPHQPSAERIPSDFEEPSYQDQVAYQMQDPPMPAHQIQDPSQVTHRPQDRDAYEEMYQNHQIQDPSQVTRRHHQEPEAYEATYQNQRFSNDYGNVIHDDGTSDQGHRNYGYDYDSEYDGYEQTIRQYPRESVMESQYDTALPSFDDDYARYF